From the genome of Phytohabitans rumicis, one region includes:
- a CDS encoding sulfotransferase family protein — protein sequence MKALVERLVASPVFILSSIRSGSTLLRCVLDTHSRIHAPHELHLVDLTVGMDSRFARLAMQVAQLDERKLEHLLWDRLLHRELIRSGKQLVVDKTPTNVLRWRRVAECWPEARYIFLLRHPVHVVESAIAARPHATPTESTELVELFLTHLGEARRALTGLTVRYEDFTAHPERVSRELCEYLDVPWEAGMVEYGKRDHGPFLSGIGDFTDRIRAGRVLPGRPLPTDAEIPEGLRPLCRTLGYL from the coding sequence ATGAAGGCTCTGGTGGAGCGGCTGGTTGCGTCACCGGTGTTCATTCTGAGTTCGATCCGTTCCGGGTCGACGCTGCTGCGCTGTGTGCTCGACACTCATTCCCGCATCCATGCTCCTCACGAGCTGCACTTGGTGGACTTGACGGTGGGGATGGATAGCCGGTTCGCGCGGCTTGCCATGCAGGTAGCGCAGCTTGATGAGCGCAAGCTGGAGCACCTGCTGTGGGACCGGCTGCTGCACCGGGAGCTGATCCGCTCAGGCAAGCAGTTGGTGGTCGACAAGACGCCGACGAATGTGTTGCGGTGGCGCCGCGTTGCCGAGTGCTGGCCGGAAGCCCGCTACATCTTCCTGCTCCGCCACCCGGTACACGTGGTGGAGTCCGCGATCGCGGCCCGCCCCCATGCGACACCCACCGAATCAACGGAGCTCGTCGAGCTGTTCCTGACGCACCTCGGCGAGGCGCGGCGGGCGCTTACCGGCCTCACGGTCCGGTACGAGGACTTCACCGCTCACCCGGAGCGGGTGAGCCGGGAGCTGTGCGAGTACCTCGATGTGCCGTGGGAGGCTGGCATGGTCGAGTACGGCAAGCGCGACCACGGCCCGTTCCTGTCCGGCATCGGGGACTTCACCGACCGGATCCGGGCCGGCCGGGTTCTGCCCGGCCGGCCGCTGCCCACGGACGCCGAGATACCCGAGGGTCTGCGGCCGTTGTGCCGCACCCTCGGGTATCTGTGA
- a CDS encoding glycosyltransferase family 4 protein encodes MLVEYLDFADRWFDFLLRQSVRVWLRGHGVDFSARLTEQRWRDAYRRYELAAGIIVPSAVAADALTTLGLPAEKIHVVRYSVELPRPRPATTRDRSPDVRCVAVGRLVPKKAPLLLLEAFRDAASRHQNVVLDLVGDGPLMGEVRQYVDEHELTDRVHVHGRLPHSDTLALIRGADILLHHAVTSPQDGDTEGQPLAILEAMAAGLPVIATNHAGIPEAITDKVNGRLVAEHDVRAMTANLLELADDHAEQQRLGRAARKTIKERHGPDHARQVLLTLLGLAEAGTTARARAR; translated from the coding sequence GTGCTCGTCGAGTACCTGGACTTCGCGGACCGCTGGTTCGACTTCCTCCTTCGCCAGTCGGTCCGCGTGTGGCTACGGGGACACGGCGTCGACTTCTCGGCCAGATTGACCGAGCAGCGGTGGCGCGACGCCTACCGCCGCTACGAACTGGCGGCTGGGATCATCGTCCCCAGCGCAGTCGCCGCCGACGCCCTCACAACCCTGGGGCTGCCAGCCGAGAAGATCCACGTCGTCCGCTACAGCGTCGAACTCCCGCGACCTCGCCCAGCCACAACCCGCGACCGCAGCCCAGACGTCCGGTGCGTCGCCGTCGGCCGCCTGGTACCGAAGAAGGCGCCGCTCCTGCTGCTGGAAGCCTTCCGCGACGCCGCCAGCCGCCACCAGAACGTGGTCCTGGATCTGGTCGGCGACGGTCCTCTGATGGGCGAAGTCCGCCAGTACGTGGACGAGCACGAGCTAACGGATCGGGTTCACGTCCACGGCCGACTCCCACACTCCGACACCCTCGCTCTCATCCGAGGCGCGGACATCCTGCTGCACCACGCCGTCACGTCGCCGCAGGACGGCGACACCGAAGGCCAACCGCTGGCAATCCTCGAAGCCATGGCGGCCGGTCTACCGGTCATCGCCACCAACCACGCGGGGATCCCCGAGGCCATCACCGACAAGGTCAACGGACGACTTGTCGCCGAGCACGACGTCCGCGCGATGACCGCAAACCTCCTCGAGCTTGCCGACGACCACGCCGAGCAGCAGCGGCTCGGGCGCGCCGCACGCAAGACCATCAAAGAACGGCATGGCCCGGACCATGCCCGGCAGGTACTCCTCACCCTTCTCGGACTCGCTGAGGCCGGCACGACCGCTCGGGCCAGGGCGCGATGA
- a CDS encoding pyridoxal-dependent decarboxylase encodes MTATTSAAADAATQRAGRVSAWRATLSSAGALSWRFADRYAVVLAQLERDAPPKTVEAALATAVHDPGAAVALLAGTPRPPAQETQGGSNPAVGGAGPVVSLVRDLVARHPDVTRFVEAQPRLEQTAVPIHPSRQAHLVRAASHELVALRWPAESVAARSRHQSRIKPALSAASRAAPLSIKAHDEYAVVDVPDGDPWVFAPNLGRTLEDRLRSRDLDATQRSALVESLAALRAAMTDQGLVWQGFAPRNMFLRGGQVVLIDFEESVDASQDPARAAECLLWHRVFFADCLTAEETVRLFAPVDGGPDVPDDYPMPADDFERALLGVDMVTWRQRRELLEASVALEGRHTRPTRDRDSGVLHGHELGHFWGDFIPVELEVRLFRHLTAVAEPAQLVACLEAFEAAMEADICRSLRRHASGMPDPSAPRTAALVEALDAIGVERLAAHRMEAEHWYQRLTTDPGRLVDELLYSAGTAIGGLDRELLDTYLVGSGAARKGHEESLAAATRIGLDFVHRADDGEPYLRYRSPTDLASLLDRPLPSEGSDLDAVLADLEAKIVPYSVSQSHPRYLAFPDSGNAIAAMAGGLLGRLLNQNLIAVDRSAPAATFVEIQVIEWLRDLVGYESAPLTDLRGVKDVAGLWATGGHLSNHLAILVALGRRFPEVRRHGLPAMGTRPTVVMAGPIAHYSHSDAAFHLGLGWDGIVNVGARSGYTTDPAAVEAALADPPAGTTPFMVVGVAGNCRTTGLDDLATLAEICRRHGVWFHVDACHGGSLIFSERLRRRHLAGIEHADSVSLDPHKGLFTPYPSSYVLFRQRGVLTQFSRHETAVMADDCWDLGLITPFLGSRGFESLATWTLLRHVGVRRLGDLVESRQAHVRYLERRIDETGLFISLNDVDFYRLAFVLCPPTIRQAIRALPPERRRHAARVVSQYTSRLNAMLYQSGEVCFDEHTLADLADRIGAGADISYTIMAACPGNPLITQADLDRAVEYLTHAARPLVPAMLADITGARPAGGTGRPTVAGPAGWSDVP; translated from the coding sequence GTGACCGCGACAACCTCGGCGGCAGCCGATGCCGCCACGCAGCGGGCGGGTCGGGTATCGGCATGGCGGGCGACATTGTCGTCGGCGGGCGCGCTGTCCTGGCGGTTCGCCGACCGGTACGCGGTCGTACTGGCTCAGCTCGAACGGGACGCCCCGCCCAAGACGGTCGAGGCGGCACTCGCCACAGCCGTGCACGACCCGGGCGCCGCGGTGGCGCTGCTTGCTGGAACGCCTCGCCCGCCAGCACAGGAAACCCAGGGTGGCAGCAATCCGGCGGTCGGTGGTGCCGGACCGGTTGTCAGCCTGGTCCGGGACCTCGTCGCGCGCCATCCGGACGTCACCAGGTTCGTCGAGGCTCAGCCGCGCCTGGAGCAGACCGCCGTCCCCATCCACCCGTCCCGGCAGGCGCATCTGGTTCGCGCCGCCAGCCACGAACTGGTCGCGCTGAGGTGGCCGGCCGAGTCGGTCGCGGCGCGGTCCCGGCACCAGAGCCGGATCAAGCCGGCGTTGTCCGCCGCGTCGCGAGCCGCCCCGCTCAGTATCAAGGCGCACGACGAGTACGCGGTGGTCGACGTGCCCGACGGCGACCCGTGGGTCTTCGCGCCCAACCTTGGTCGCACGTTGGAGGACCGATTGCGCTCGCGGGACCTCGACGCCACTCAACGCTCGGCGCTCGTGGAATCGCTCGCCGCGCTGAGAGCAGCGATGACCGACCAGGGTCTCGTGTGGCAGGGCTTCGCGCCCCGGAACATGTTCCTGCGTGGTGGTCAGGTCGTGCTCATCGATTTCGAGGAGTCCGTCGACGCCAGCCAGGATCCGGCGCGGGCCGCGGAGTGTCTACTGTGGCACCGGGTCTTCTTCGCCGACTGCCTCACCGCAGAGGAGACCGTGCGGCTCTTCGCACCTGTCGACGGCGGGCCCGACGTGCCGGACGACTACCCGATGCCTGCGGACGACTTCGAACGGGCGCTGCTCGGCGTCGACATGGTGACCTGGCGCCAACGCAGAGAGCTGCTGGAGGCCAGCGTCGCACTCGAAGGCCGGCACACCCGTCCGACCCGCGATCGGGACAGTGGCGTCCTGCACGGGCATGAGCTGGGCCACTTCTGGGGCGACTTCATCCCGGTCGAGCTGGAAGTACGGCTGTTCCGCCACCTGACCGCGGTCGCTGAGCCCGCACAGCTCGTCGCCTGTCTGGAGGCGTTCGAGGCCGCCATGGAAGCCGACATCTGCCGCAGCCTTCGCCGACACGCCAGCGGCATGCCTGACCCGTCCGCCCCCAGGACCGCCGCACTCGTGGAGGCTCTCGACGCTATTGGCGTAGAGCGCCTTGCGGCCCACCGGATGGAGGCCGAGCACTGGTACCAGCGCCTCACCACCGATCCGGGCCGGCTCGTCGACGAGCTGTTGTACAGCGCCGGGACCGCGATCGGCGGGCTCGATCGCGAGTTGCTGGACACTTACCTCGTCGGAAGCGGCGCGGCGCGGAAGGGGCACGAGGAGTCCCTGGCTGCTGCCACCCGCATCGGCTTGGACTTCGTCCACCGCGCTGACGACGGTGAGCCTTACCTGCGGTACCGTTCACCGACAGATCTGGCCTCCTTGCTCGACCGGCCGCTGCCGTCGGAAGGCTCCGACCTGGACGCGGTCCTGGCGGATCTGGAAGCCAAGATCGTGCCGTACTCGGTGTCGCAGTCCCACCCGAGATATCTCGCCTTCCCGGATTCGGGCAATGCCATCGCGGCGATGGCCGGCGGTCTGCTCGGGCGGCTGCTCAACCAGAACCTGATCGCGGTCGACCGCAGCGCGCCCGCGGCGACCTTCGTCGAGATCCAGGTCATCGAGTGGCTCCGTGACCTGGTGGGCTACGAGTCCGCGCCGTTGACGGACCTGCGCGGGGTCAAGGACGTCGCCGGCCTGTGGGCGACGGGCGGGCACCTGTCCAACCACCTCGCGATACTGGTGGCGCTTGGCCGGCGGTTCCCGGAGGTACGGCGGCACGGTCTGCCGGCCATGGGCACCCGGCCGACCGTCGTCATGGCCGGTCCGATCGCCCACTACTCCCACAGCGACGCCGCGTTCCACCTCGGTCTGGGCTGGGACGGCATCGTCAACGTCGGTGCCCGATCCGGGTACACGACGGATCCGGCGGCCGTCGAGGCGGCCCTAGCGGATCCGCCGGCCGGGACGACTCCGTTCATGGTCGTCGGAGTCGCCGGGAACTGTCGCACCACCGGCCTGGATGACCTCGCAACGCTCGCCGAGATCTGCCGCCGCCACGGTGTCTGGTTCCATGTCGACGCCTGCCACGGCGGCAGCCTCATCTTCAGCGAACGGCTGCGCCGCCGGCACCTGGCCGGCATCGAACATGCCGACTCCGTGTCGCTCGATCCGCACAAGGGCCTGTTCACGCCGTATCCGTCCTCGTATGTGCTGTTTCGGCAGCGCGGGGTCCTCACCCAGTTCAGCCGCCATGAGACGGCCGTGATGGCGGACGACTGCTGGGACCTCGGGCTGATCACACCGTTCCTCGGCTCCCGCGGGTTCGAGAGCCTGGCGACCTGGACACTGCTGCGCCACGTCGGTGTGCGGCGGCTGGGCGATCTGGTGGAGAGCCGCCAGGCGCACGTCCGCTACCTCGAGCGACGCATCGACGAGACCGGGCTGTTCATCTCCCTCAACGACGTCGACTTCTACCGCCTCGCGTTCGTCCTCTGCCCACCCACGATCCGGCAGGCGATACGTGCCCTTCCTCCGGAGCGCAGACGTCATGCGGCCCGAGTCGTCAGCCAGTACACGTCGCGGCTGAACGCGATGCTGTACCAGTCGGGTGAGGTCTGCTTCGACGAACACACACTCGCCGATCTCGCTGACCGAATCGGGGCCGGCGCGGATATCAGCTACACGATCATGGCCGCGTGTCCCGGAAACCCGCTGATCACCCAAGCCGACCTGGACCGCGCTGTCGAGTACCTCACGCACGCTGCGAGGCCCCTTGTACCGGCCATGCTCGCCGACATCACCGGCGCCAGACCCGCCGGCGGCACAGGTCGGCCGACGGTCGCGGGGCCGGCCGGCTGGAGCGACGTGCCATGA
- a CDS encoding phytanoyl-CoA dioxygenase family protein: MTIVPALVADEVRRRGYAIWPGYATPDQCSALKSAADILADGEYANRYPKSTRVWDLYRHDPIFADMLVKPGLADVLDELLGRYYLLSDYSLNVVNPDQPIDDWHIDYPYNEMPELVSGGLLGLQCVLALDQFDEHNGATRLVPGSHVPPRRPSAPWPSAAETFLAEPGTLLVMAAATWHRSGFNSSGRPRTAVLMSFVERWIRPLSDPLPPDLWVHDQRLQVMLGYQRSTETINGVPV; encoded by the coding sequence ATGACCATCGTCCCTGCCCTGGTCGCCGACGAGGTCCGCCGGCGCGGCTACGCCATCTGGCCGGGCTACGCGACACCCGACCAATGCAGCGCCCTCAAGAGTGCTGCGGACATCCTCGCCGACGGCGAGTACGCGAACCGATACCCGAAGTCCACACGGGTATGGGACCTCTACCGGCACGATCCGATCTTCGCCGACATGCTGGTCAAACCCGGCCTCGCCGACGTTCTCGATGAGCTCCTCGGCCGGTACTACCTGCTGTCCGACTACAGCCTCAATGTGGTCAACCCTGACCAGCCCATCGACGACTGGCACATCGACTACCCGTACAACGAAATGCCTGAGCTGGTAAGCGGCGGCCTACTCGGCCTCCAATGCGTCCTGGCCTTGGACCAGTTCGACGAGCACAACGGGGCAACCCGCCTCGTCCCTGGTTCGCACGTGCCACCGCGGCGGCCATCGGCGCCGTGGCCGAGTGCGGCCGAGACGTTCCTGGCAGAGCCCGGAACGCTGTTGGTGATGGCGGCGGCAACCTGGCACCGCTCGGGCTTCAACTCCTCTGGCCGTCCGCGGACAGCGGTCCTGATGAGCTTCGTCGAACGATGGATCCGGCCGCTGTCCGATCCGTTGCCGCCGGATCTGTGGGTGCATGACCAACGACTCCAGGTCATGCTCGGCTACCAGCGCTCGACGGAAACGATCAACGGTGTGCCCGTCTGA
- a CDS encoding helix-turn-helix domain-containing protein codes for MTSPRPISHPQPARKATATMPTSRPRFIRTLRARWLGHCMRQIREERGLTLKDVAAEIGIEFSTLARLERAEWPFRRDQYVEPLLDVYGIYDQTTRDDLLQLACRAWQIHQWHLDPISDAHPTPRDSSIRHQPPLDWIYAQAEQICPYAALTIPDLLQTNDYTYASLRSAAPDADDSSIEAQVHQRMRLQDILVGSPPPRLCAILDEQVLHRPAGGVEILAAQLDHLRHLTDRPDRNIEIRILPTQASQAAGIDGPFVALRMSQGHPPVTIVPHLGGHLVIEATLAQQYDHLHERLTADALSPSESLTLVETRAKELA; via the coding sequence ATGACCTCACCCAGACCGATATCGCACCCGCAACCCGCCCGGAAGGCAACGGCGACAATGCCAACATCACGACCGCGGTTCATCCGTACGCTCCGTGCACGATGGCTTGGCCACTGCATGCGCCAGATCCGGGAAGAGCGCGGCCTCACCCTCAAGGACGTGGCCGCCGAGATCGGCATCGAGTTCTCCACGCTGGCCCGCCTCGAACGCGCCGAATGGCCGTTCCGTCGGGACCAGTACGTCGAGCCGCTCTTGGATGTGTACGGGATCTACGACCAGACCACCCGCGACGATCTGCTCCAGTTGGCCTGCCGAGCGTGGCAGATCCACCAGTGGCACCTGGACCCAATTTCCGACGCGCACCCGACGCCCCGCGATAGCTCGATCCGGCACCAGCCGCCGCTGGACTGGATCTACGCACAGGCCGAGCAGATCTGCCCCTACGCCGCCCTCACCATCCCAGACCTGCTGCAAACCAACGACTACACCTACGCCTCGCTGCGGTCCGCAGCCCCGGACGCCGACGACAGCAGCATTGAGGCGCAGGTGCATCAGCGGATGCGCTTACAGGACATCCTCGTGGGCAGTCCACCGCCCAGGTTATGCGCCATCCTCGACGAGCAGGTGCTGCACCGCCCGGCTGGCGGAGTCGAGATTCTCGCCGCCCAGCTCGACCACCTACGGCACCTCACCGACCGCCCGGACCGGAACATCGAGATCCGGATCCTGCCCACGCAAGCAAGCCAAGCCGCGGGTATCGATGGCCCCTTTGTCGCGCTGCGAATGTCCCAGGGACACCCGCCCGTCACCATCGTCCCGCACCTCGGCGGCCACCTCGTCATCGAGGCAACGCTGGCCCAGCAATACGACCATCTACACGAACGGCTGACGGCCGACGCGTTGAGCCCGTCCGAGTCCCTGACCCTCGTCGAGACGCGCGCCAAGGAGCTGGCATGA
- the argS gene encoding arginine--tRNA ligase has translation MATLEKLLHDRLASAFEAVAGVPADPSVRRSQHADFQADGALALARQLGRKPRDIAADVVQQARLDDLCASVEISGPGFINLTVANAAIAPLLAAMNRDERLGVQSVAAPDTVVVDYSAPNVAKEMHVGHLRSTVIGDAAVRVLEWLGHRVIKANHLGDWGTPFGMLIEHLLDIGETEAAHELSLGDLNTFYQAARTKFDADDTFKERARTRVVALQSGDEQTRRMWRLLVDESEKYFLAVYDRLDVCLTEKDFFGESFYNDMLMPVVEELDRLGLLRESDGAKVVFPAGFTNRDGDPLPIIVRKRDGGFGYGATDLAAIRYRTQELAATRLLYVVGLPQQQHFEMVYEVAREAGWLRPPARAAHIGFGSVLGPDGKIFRTRAGDTIKLVDLIDEAVARAAALIEEKNPDLDESTRAEVAQMVGIGAIKYADLSNDRTRNYVFDWKRMLSFDGNTAPYLQYARARILSIFRRGEVTPVRDLAAIVVTEPAERALAIELLAFEGVVTEVAESLEFHRLALYLYGVATAFTAFYEKCPVLKAEDQVRESRLALSDLTARVLGRGLGLLGIGAPDRM, from the coding sequence ATGGCGACCCTGGAAAAGCTGCTACATGATCGGCTAGCGTCCGCGTTCGAGGCTGTGGCCGGGGTTCCGGCCGACCCGAGTGTGCGCCGATCCCAGCACGCGGACTTCCAGGCCGATGGTGCCCTCGCTCTGGCCCGCCAGCTAGGGCGTAAGCCCCGGGACATCGCCGCCGACGTGGTTCAGCAAGCTCGGCTTGATGATCTATGCGCGTCGGTGGAGATCTCGGGGCCGGGGTTTATCAACCTGACTGTCGCCAACGCCGCGATCGCGCCGCTGCTCGCCGCGATGAACAGGGACGAACGGCTCGGCGTGCAGTCCGTCGCGGCTCCTGACACCGTGGTGGTCGACTACTCGGCGCCGAACGTTGCGAAGGAGATGCACGTCGGCCACCTTCGGTCGACGGTGATCGGGGATGCCGCTGTCCGGGTGCTGGAGTGGCTCGGCCACCGGGTGATCAAGGCCAACCACCTCGGCGACTGGGGCACCCCGTTCGGCATGTTGATCGAGCACCTGCTCGATATCGGCGAGACCGAGGCCGCCCACGAGTTGTCGCTGGGCGACCTCAACACCTTCTACCAGGCGGCCAGGACGAAGTTTGACGCCGACGACACGTTCAAGGAGCGGGCCCGGACTCGGGTCGTCGCCCTGCAAAGCGGGGACGAGCAGACCCGCCGGATGTGGCGGCTGCTAGTCGATGAATCGGAGAAGTACTTCCTGGCCGTGTACGACCGGCTCGATGTGTGCCTTACCGAGAAGGACTTCTTCGGCGAGAGCTTCTACAACGACATGCTGATGCCGGTCGTTGAGGAGTTGGACCGGCTCGGGCTGCTGCGGGAGAGCGACGGCGCCAAGGTTGTGTTCCCGGCGGGCTTCACCAACCGGGATGGCGACCCACTGCCGATCATCGTGCGGAAACGTGACGGCGGATTCGGGTACGGCGCCACAGACCTGGCAGCGATCCGGTACCGGACCCAGGAGTTGGCCGCTACCCGGCTGTTGTACGTGGTTGGGCTGCCGCAGCAGCAGCACTTTGAGATGGTGTACGAGGTCGCCCGGGAGGCTGGCTGGTTGAGGCCACCGGCCCGCGCCGCCCATATCGGGTTCGGCTCCGTTCTCGGCCCGGACGGCAAGATCTTCCGTACCCGGGCCGGCGATACGATCAAGCTGGTCGACCTGATCGACGAGGCGGTCGCGCGGGCGGCGGCTCTCATCGAGGAGAAAAACCCAGACCTCGACGAGTCCACCCGCGCCGAGGTCGCGCAGATGGTCGGCATCGGCGCGATCAAGTACGCAGACCTGTCCAATGACCGGACGAGAAACTATGTCTTCGACTGGAAGCGGATGCTGTCCTTCGACGGCAACACCGCCCCATACCTGCAATACGCACGGGCCCGGATTTTGTCGATCTTCCGTCGTGGTGAGGTCACACCGGTACGGGACCTAGCTGCCATCGTCGTTACCGAACCGGCTGAGCGGGCCTTGGCGATCGAGCTGCTGGCCTTCGAGGGCGTGGTCACTGAGGTCGCCGAGTCGCTGGAGTTCCACCGGCTCGCCCTTTACCTGTACGGGGTGGCGACGGCGTTTACGGCGTTCTACGAAAAGTGCCCGGTCCTAAAGGCCGAGGACCAGGTACGCGAGAGCCGGCTGGCGCTGAGCGACCTGACCGCACGCGTACTCGGCCGCGGGCTTGGCCTGCTTGGTATCGGTGCCCCCGACCGTATGTGA
- a CDS encoding DUF6907 domain-containing protein, whose amino-acid sequence MATAGVQPEPTADVPLRTHDGDRPFWMLGPEPAWCVFGHFDDDRLDDRRHVSAAAEIKLSLVDSQDRGSSLAMENRWEPARLRVDLVQRLTEAQPAVRLFRENQSDKPWVTCTLTEAETLATNLAIAAERGEEALPTEPASDDSPFWQTTACPPWCNSGHEVRDFYDDRTHIDLDRGWATIDLHLERADEKEPEQLQVLVLRDYQAVIGVVSLSKSGAAGVDLTPAEARNLARHLCHLVEASRQAPDQDSCWPGHGGHPDPLRRDLTHRKKQFPCPHRIPWCSGHSKREIKDARTPGDGFLHHGDIDSVPFSIGSITGTVDVAVEYLTEGDRQPFAYVQVVGGDGGAELDAISIDRTIAALHRAKALIAANHPGLVPTATSTAVTHVGAPSARASRPLPNAA is encoded by the coding sequence ATGGCGACGGCGGGTGTTCAGCCTGAGCCAACCGCCGATGTCCCGCTTCGCACCCACGATGGCGATCGGCCTTTCTGGATGTTGGGCCCGGAACCCGCTTGGTGCGTCTTCGGCCACTTCGACGATGACCGGCTCGACGACCGCCGCCACGTCAGCGCCGCCGCCGAGATCAAGCTCTCCCTTGTCGACTCCCAGGACCGCGGGTCGAGCCTCGCGATGGAGAACCGGTGGGAGCCCGCCCGGTTGCGCGTCGACCTGGTCCAGCGACTCACCGAAGCCCAACCCGCCGTGCGGCTGTTCCGCGAGAACCAGTCCGACAAGCCCTGGGTAACCTGCACCCTTACCGAAGCCGAAACCCTCGCAACCAACCTCGCCATCGCAGCTGAGCGTGGGGAGGAAGCACTTCCCACCGAGCCAGCCTCCGACGATTCCCCGTTCTGGCAGACGACCGCGTGCCCGCCGTGGTGCAACTCGGGACACGAGGTACGCGACTTCTACGACGATCGCACCCACATAGACCTGGACCGTGGATGGGCAACGATCGACCTGCACCTCGAACGTGCAGACGAGAAGGAGCCCGAACAGCTCCAGGTGCTCGTCCTACGCGACTACCAAGCTGTGATCGGGGTAGTCAGCCTGAGCAAGTCCGGGGCGGCCGGCGTGGATCTCACGCCCGCCGAAGCCCGTAACCTGGCCCGCCACCTTTGTCATCTCGTCGAGGCCAGCCGTCAGGCGCCCGACCAAGACAGTTGTTGGCCCGGTCACGGCGGACACCCCGACCCGTTGCGGCGGGATCTGACGCACCGCAAGAAGCAGTTCCCCTGCCCCCACCGGATCCCCTGGTGCAGCGGCCACTCGAAGCGCGAGATCAAGGACGCACGGACCCCCGGCGATGGATTCCTGCACCACGGCGACATCGACAGCGTGCCCTTCTCGATAGGTTCGATCACCGGCACGGTCGATGTGGCCGTTGAGTACCTGACCGAGGGCGACCGGCAGCCGTTCGCATACGTCCAAGTCGTGGGGGGCGACGGCGGCGCCGAACTCGACGCCATCAGCATCGACCGCACCATCGCCGCCCTGCATAGGGCCAAGGCGCTCATCGCGGCCAACCACCCCGGCCTCGTTCCGACCGCGACGAGCACCGCTGTCACCCACGTTGGCGCGCCATCAGCTCGCGCAAGCCGACCGCTGCCGAACGCGGCGTAG
- a CDS encoding endonuclease/exonuclease/phosphatase family protein — MITFMTYNTRDYDRHRTADELTRHRLVEAVIRDAKPDVVAVQELPGHSEQRAQAAILRLADATGMACRVGQDLNGPVAAAPGGHDDLAVGLMWRPGIWATPGSMRVYSGAGWWHALICVELNVGDGHRVRHACYHAPPRAGGLCRPDEATHLVGAMTTGPGLVGGDWNNPYYFRDREGRELAWPQPWWDTGEGADLAVANRAAARILADGGLHDAAVVLGHSRPITTGHWPTESNGARPIDGVLATRRMLDAVRECVVIDNGQARSASDHLPIAVRYEPAAP, encoded by the coding sequence GTGATCACGTTTATGACGTACAACACGCGGGATTACGACCGCCACCGCACCGCCGACGAGCTGACCCGGCACCGGCTGGTCGAGGCGGTAATCCGGGACGCCAAACCGGACGTGGTCGCGGTCCAGGAGCTGCCGGGGCACAGCGAGCAGCGCGCCCAGGCTGCAATACTGCGGCTCGCCGACGCCACCGGGATGGCGTGCCGTGTCGGTCAGGATCTCAACGGGCCGGTCGCCGCCGCACCCGGCGGGCACGACGACCTCGCCGTCGGGCTGATGTGGCGACCTGGCATCTGGGCCACCCCCGGCAGCATGCGCGTGTACTCCGGTGCTGGCTGGTGGCACGCACTGATCTGCGTCGAGTTGAACGTCGGCGACGGGCACCGGGTCCGGCATGCCTGCTATCACGCACCGCCCCGCGCCGGTGGCCTGTGCCGCCCCGACGAGGCCACCCACCTGGTGGGCGCGATGACCACCGGGCCGGGGTTGGTGGGTGGGGACTGGAACAACCCGTACTACTTCCGGGACCGTGAGGGGCGGGAGCTGGCGTGGCCGCAGCCCTGGTGGGACACAGGCGAGGGAGCAGACCTCGCGGTAGCCAACCGGGCCGCCGCTCGCATCCTCGCCGACGGCGGCCTGCACGACGCCGCCGTCGTACTTGGACACTCGCGGCCGATCACGACCGGGCACTGGCCCACGGAGAGCAACGGCGCCAGGCCCATCGACGGCGTCCTCGCCACCCGCCGCATGCTCGACGCCGTCCGCGAATGCGTCGTCATCGACAACGGGCAAGCCCGCAGCGCATCAGATCACCTGCCAATCGCCGTCCGTTATGAACCCGCGGCACCATAA
- a CDS encoding nucleotidyltransferase domain-containing protein: protein MNADMIASFLDEHLGSDLVAAFIYGSVASGRAGPASDLDCFVLVRKPLASADLETVKTDFGVLQRRLGYEPDLEYPIELFTADVCHAALGSDLLHHVLSDAAATGHIDPHLAEHDNVEVLRALLDRRIVIRHAPALDLLTARAHDVLGQHPAPPGQLRRILGLDREQPIRL, encoded by the coding sequence ATGAACGCCGACATGATCGCCTCCTTCCTCGACGAACACCTCGGTAGTGACCTGGTCGCCGCGTTCATCTACGGCTCGGTGGCCTCCGGTCGGGCCGGCCCGGCCAGCGACCTCGACTGCTTCGTTCTAGTCAGGAAGCCGCTCGCGAGCGCCGACCTGGAGACGGTCAAGACCGATTTCGGGGTACTTCAACGCCGTCTCGGCTACGAACCCGACCTCGAGTACCCGATCGAGTTGTTCACCGCCGATGTCTGCCACGCCGCGCTGGGCAGCGACCTGCTCCACCACGTCCTAAGCGATGCGGCCGCCACCGGTCACATCGACCCGCACCTAGCCGAGCACGACAACGTCGAGGTGCTCCGGGCGTTGCTGGACCGCCGGATCGTCATCCGGCATGCGCCCGCGCTCGACTTGCTCACCGCGCGGGCGCACGACGTGCTGGGCCAGCACCCGGCGCCGCCGGGACAGTTGCGTCGCATACTCGGGCTGGATAGAGAGCAGCCGATTCGGCTATGA